One Excalfactoria chinensis isolate bCotChi1 chromosome 19, bCotChi1.hap2, whole genome shotgun sequence genomic window carries:
- the GEMIN4 gene encoding gem-associated protein 4, whose amino-acid sequence MPLLEISLYVNKSPARLCAQRPSTAAQRGRGDTSAPPGGAVGPRRPPALPERSALCVVCSAAAAMEPGSGSGERVSPWGVCEETAILHGGFLLASRLLQPRPLRELRKAEWPLVGPPITDALREIGARCPSARQHELWKKEAVSIVWAKVLLPAPPAASLDREWKEDAFFSVGAMIPDVNRTLLFELVKALRAPRLLVQLLLALPPDVCRAELRHLVRYVGHETAPSDVRFLLDVWWEAMRHEQDPEDSAVAAFGSLVREHGCECALDDGLQPPKRFKGDPGSLNGPPTADSLLVVLIEGLKQTYGSVASPRMKCYALGNLVELLCVFTELKPQGSNLPVAEYLAKVSSVVSLWSSDIESQHHHSELGEKVKEAERTMSFSSMAKLSHEELIAGLDFLRSLLCAWGEELQGVLNSSENQCYESYWLLDTLSTFRKILVCFSETGDLSEDEMRVALQLAQTVDDFLKEISTTQKSKDLGTSLESSVAMTIIEQKLHRHMEVCSIFASQKTWAFSKGWVDCLVKNKVLFQKPELVLKLLETLVNFATSCEDREAQEMQMQVTKAIVECYSELSLTDKNKVISGVLEAWGGPGLSLKLQVVMDGFQDDLNVTFNQITKSVSDEGLTRAVAAVARLALLHPEATVKQICSLAVVNLGAHQFLAQILCSFPALSFLETHDDPGSLVVRCLKEAAWEKLSSAREEEQFLEFLAFLLQPSSAAPLVSPAEVTKAFVLPYLKSDCAQIELSLQILSKVLGIQSYPEEHWIKSCHPFPLLLSLCKLLDGYTKYWHQPKDQLFPSLEIKDLVLSVLGQLCEVVTPETASSPEVWVQSLAWLHRKVASLDWTVGLRLKKFYGDHFKNEVPATLFEICAFPEDEWTSQPLPAYGPGSGLLAWMECCCVSTELRETMLSLLMVNVDNPEEVNLFSKGFLVALIQVLPWCSHGEWKRLVHVVTNLLERQVLHVPYTLEYVQYMPLLNLRPFACYLQLSVLFLRGFQLLCSSSCSTWLPPQAWLHVVQLYCSSLTDLLSSIKSTTGPPLHPAEHRSSAEEVSFVCIQVFCHLLHIAAMLPPDSGCSEPLVVVALEVLSQYEVFSSADASPSNVLRRANEKHFLESITDNISDKALRSPLLQKLSKLGA is encoded by the coding sequence CGGGCAGCGGGAGCGGGGAGCGGGTCTCGCCGTGGGGCGTGTGCGAGGAGACCGCCATCCTGCACGGCGGCTTCCTGCTGGCCTCCAGGCTCCTTCAGCCGCGGCCGCTGCGGGAGCTGCGCAAAGCCGAATGGCCGCTCGTCGGGCCGCCCATCACCGACGCGCTGAGGGAGATCGGCGCCCGCTGCCCTTCGGCGCGGCAGCACGAGCTGTGGAAGAAGGAGGCCGTGTCCATCGTGTGGGCCAAGGTGCTGCTGCCCGCCCCGCCTGCCGCCTCTCTGGACCGGGAGTGGAAGGAAGACGCCTTTTTCTCCGTGGGCGCCATGATCCCCGACGTGAACCGCACGCTTCTCTTCGAGCTGGTGAAGGCCCTGCGCGCTCCCCGGCTCttggtgcagctgctgctggcgcTGCCCCCCGACGTGTGTCGGGCTGAGCTGCGGCACCTGGTGCGCTACGTCGGCCACGAGACCGCCCCGTCGGATGTCAGGTTCCTCCTGGATGTGTGGTGGGAGGCGATGAGACATGAGCAGGATCCGGAGGACAGCGCGGTCGCTGCGTTCGGCTCCCTCGTGCGTGAGCACGGCTGTGAGTGCGCTCTGGATGACGGCTTGCAGCCCCCAAAGAGGTTCAAGGGGGACCCCGGCTCTCTGAATGGCCCACCCACTGCCGACAGCCTGCTTGTGGTTCTCATAGAGGGGTTAAAGCAAACCTACGGGAGCGTCGCCTCACCCCGCATGAAGTGCTAcgccctgggcaacctggtggagctgctgtgtgtgttcaCCGAGCTGAAGCCACAGGGCAGCAACCTCCCTGTTGCAGAGTACCTGGCCAAGGTCAGCTCGGTTGTCAGCCTCTGGAGCAGTGACATTGAAAGCCAGCACCACCACAGCGAGCTGGGTGAGAAAGTGAAGGAAGCCGAAAGGACCATGAGCTTCTCATCCATGGCCAAGCTGTCGCATGAAGAACTCATAGCTGGCTTGGACTTTCTGCGCAGCTTGTTGTGTGCCTggggagaggagctgcagggcGTCCTGAACAGCTCAGAGAATCAATGCTATGAGAGCTACTGGCTCCTTGATACTCTTTCCACCTTCAGGAAGATTCTAGTTTGCTTCTCTGAGACTGGAGACCTGAGTGAGGATGAGATGCGTGTTGCATTACAGCTGGCACAGACGGTTGATGACTTTCTCAAAGAGATCAGTACCACCCAGAAGAGCAAGGATTTGGGCACCAGCCTTGAATCTTCAGTTGCCATGACAATCAttgagcaaaagctgcaccggCACATGGAAGTGTGTTCCATTTTTGCTTCTCAAAAGACCTGGGCCTTTTCAAAGGGCTGGGTTGACTGCCTTGTGAAAAACAAAGTTCTTTTCCAGAAACCAGAGCTGGTTTTGAAATTGCTGGAGACTCTGGTGAACTTTGCCACATCCTGTGAAGACCGGGAGGCCCAGGAGATGCAGATGCAAGTGACCAAAGCCATTGTGGAGTGTTACAGTGAGCTTTCAttaacagacaaaaacaaagtgaTCTCGGGTGTCCTGGAGGCTTGGGGTGGGCCAGGGCTCTCCCTGAAGTTGCAGGTTGTCATGGATGGGTTCCAGGATGACCTCAATGTGACTTTCAACCAGATCACTAAAAGTGTATCTGATGAAGGCCTTACcagggctgtggctgctgtggcTAGGCTTGCTCTGCTGCACCCTGAGGCCACTGTGAAGCAGATTTGTAGTCTTGCTGTAGTCAACCTAGGAGCACATCAGTTCCTGGCGCAAATCCTCTGCTCTTTCCCAGCGCTGAGCTTTCTGGAGACTCATGATGATCCAGGCAGCCTGGTGGTACGGTGCCTGAAGGAAGCAGCATGGGAAAAGCTTTCCTCTGCAAGGGAGGAGGAGCAGTTTCTTGAGTTTCTGGCCTTTCTCCTGCAGCCAAGTTCAGCTGCCCCACTCGTATCACCTGCAGAAGTGACCAAAGCTTTTGTCCTTCCCTATTTGAAATCAGACTGTGCTCAAATTGAGCTGAGCCTGCAGATCCTCAGTAAAGTTTTGGGAATACAGTCCTACCCAGAGGAGCACTGGATCAAGTCCTGCCACCCGTTCCCACTTCTCCTCAGCCTCTGCAAGCTTCTAGATGGCTACACAAAGTACTGGCATCAGCCTAAGGACCAGCtcttcccatccctggagatcaAAGACCTGGTGCTGAGTGTCCTCGGCCAGCTCTGTGAGGTTGTGACTCCAGAAACCGCCTCCTCCCCAGAGGTTTGGGTCCAGTCTCTGGCCTGGCTTCACAGGAAGGTGGCATCGCTGGACTGGACCGTTGGTCTCCGACTGAAGAAGTTTTATGGAGACCACTTCAAGAACGAGGTCCCAGCGACGCTATTTGAGATCTGCGCGTTCCCTGAAGATGAATGGACATCCCAGCCTTTGCCAGCCTACGGGCCGGGCAGCGGGCTGCTGGCATGGAtggagtgctgctgtgtgtccACTGAGCTCAGAGAGACGATGCTCTCACTCCTCATGGTCAACGTGGACAACCCTGAGGAAGTGAATCTCTTCAGCAAAGGCTTCCTGGTGGCCCTCATACAGGTCCTCCCTTGGTGCAGCCACGGTGAATGGAAGAGGCTTGTGCATGTGGTCACAAACCTGCTGGAGAGGCAAGTGTTGCATGTGCCGTACACACTGGAGTACGTGCAGTACATGCCCCTGCTGAACCTCCGGCCATTTGCCTGCTACCTTCAGCTCTCTGTGCTCTTCCTGCGgggcttccagctcctctgcagctccagctgttcTACCTGGTTGCCACCACAGGCTTGGCTCCACGTGGTCCAACTGTACTGCAGCAGCCTCACAGACCTGCTGAGCTCCATCAAGAGCACCACAGGGCCCCCCTTGCACCCTGCTGAGCACAGGAGCTCTGCGGAGGAGGTGTCCTTTGTCTGCATCCAGGTGTTTTGCCACCTCCTGCACATTGCAGCCATGCTGCCTCCAGACAGTGGGTGTAGTGAGCCGCTGGTGGTTGTGGCCTTGGAGGTCCTCTCTCAGTACGAGGTATTCAGCTCTGCTGATGCATCCCCCAGCAATGTGCTGAGGAGAGCCAATGAGAAGCATTTCCTGGAGTCCATCACTGACAACATCAGTGACAAGGCTCTGCGCAGCCCCCTCCTGCAGAAGCTCAGCAAGCTGGGTGCTTAG